The genomic interval CTGCCCAGCACGCTGTGGCTGCCAGGGTGTGTCTCTGTCCTGATTGTGATGCCAAAgctgagctgcccagagcagtgcagggttATTTCCTGCGTTTGGAGCTGGGCCAgtccccccagggcagggctttcTTGCCCCTGGACGTGCTCCGGAGGGACTGCAGGGTCTGCACCTGCTGGAGGCGCTTGGAGAGCTCCTGGTCACAGgcagcctgcagagctccagccttcTGCTTGTCCCAGCCCAGGGCCCAGGCCAGGGCTGCTCTCTCCTCCttcagcaccagctgcagcaaAACAGATTCCTGAGAGTCTTTGCTACTGATTCCCCAccaccagccctgtgccctcatTAACAGGAACGAGGTGCCTGTGCAGCACTGGCTCTTTGGCACTGAAGGACCCagagattggctcagttggttaaaacttggttgtaataacaccaaggtcatgggttcaatcccctgtgtgggccattcacttaagagttggactcgatgatccttgtgggtcccttccagctcagaacagtctgtgattctgtctgtgattctgtgttcccaccttcCATCACCTACTCTGGGGGCTACTGGATTCCCAGTGTTCTGCCAACACTCAGAGCCTGAAGCTCTGCTCTgttcagaggaacagaaagcaGTTACTTCATTTCTCCATCAGGGAAAAGCAAGGGCAGGAGTTCACAGCTTGAAGGGACACCTTTCTAATGGTTGCAGTTTGGCTGGACTTCCCCAGCTGTGGGTTTATTTACAGTTTTCAAAAATAGTCAGTTGTTCATTTGGGATGTCTAAAAGAAGTAGAGCCTGATGCATCTGCATACAAAACTCCACCCTGCTGGTGAGACAACTGACTGACTGGTCAGAGACCAGAGCCAGGATTATTCTGTGGCTTCTCAGAGATGTGGAACAGCATCAGCTAGTCCCAGAGCAGTTACTGAGGGAGGGAGATTCAACCTCACCCCATTGAGACTGAGATCTACTGACATCAGGGCAAGGTCAGCTTCCCCTACAGCCTCTCTCTCCAGAGGCAGAGATTTCCCTGAATGTGGCTGTGTCATTCTCACCCACCTCCAGATCCTGACTGtccaggcagagctctggggcaGGTTTCCCTCTCAGAGCAGCAAGGACCTTCTCACTGAGGGCAGTTCTGGCTGgggtgcctgtgctgctggttcCTGTGTCAACCACATCCACCTCCTTCCTCGGTGCAGCCTCAGGTTCTGAAAAGGAGCAGAATCAACACAGTCCCTGACAAGTGACCTGAACTGCTCTGATGGTTGTAAGATAACAAAATATGCATTCTATTTAGGTGCATCCTCTAGCTTAAGAAATCCATAATGCTAAACATGATTTAAGTTTTCTCCCAGTATTCTACTTTCAAGAACTGTTAGAAATGTGACACAGCAGTGAGAGGACTCACCTGGCCAGAGAATTCTCACACTGTTTACATGATACAAACACACCACCAGCTTGTCCATCAGCCCCATTAACAGCTGCTGAGCAACTGATCACTCCAGTCCTTCACTCCACCCAACTATTTCAGGCACCTCTGGAGATCTCCAGCATCCCCATGCTCCCTACCTGCTGCTTTGCTCAGGACACTGTCCTCAGTTTTCAAGGCCTCCAGgtagagctgcaggagctgcctcgACTGTcgctcctcctccctcctgtccagcacctgctgcagagtctcctgcagcacctgagtttgggtttcacTTTGGCCAAGTTCTTCTGCCAGGTCTGAACGTGGCACATCAATGAGCACCTGAAAGCAACGACAGTGCTCCTGAGCAGCTCATTCCATGGCAGGGACAAACC from Pithys albifrons albifrons isolate INPA30051 chromosome 22, PitAlb_v1, whole genome shotgun sequence carries:
- the DFFA gene encoding DNA fragmentation factor subunit alpha, producing MAARPKPCVVRRRDGPEQRGVAASCLRELRDKACDVLAIDKAREPITLVLAEDGTIVDDEDYFSCLPPNTKFVALAKDEKWPGKSLDRGTSWLSGAVDEVDSAGEKWKQLARQLRDDLSSIILVSEEDLQVLIDVPRSDLAEELGQSETQTQVLQETLQQVLDRREEERQSRQLLQLYLEALKTEDSVLSKAAEPEAAPRKEVDVVDTGTSSTGTPARTALSEKVLAALRGKPAPELCLDSQDLELVLKEERAALAWALGWDKQKAGALQAACDQELSKRLQQVQTLQSLRSTSRGKKALPWGDWPSSKRRK